The sequence GCCGAGCACTCTCTTTTGTGAGAAAACCCATGGAGGCGCAAAAGCGGAGAGTTGTCTTCTCAGCCATGGCATCATATAAACTTCCCATACCCTCTATTTGAGACGGATTCAAACTTCGACCAGCCGTAACCAGGGATAAACGGTTGACACCATAAGCATCATTTTCCCTGGCCTGTGCTATGGCAGTCCGGGAATCAATCTGATCATAGCTTTTGATATTCGTAGTATGATGGATGGACTGAGCACAATAGCGACAGTCTTCGGAACATTTCCCTGAACGGGCATTAATAATAGAACAGAGATCAAAACTGTTTCCGTGAACATCATGACAGAGTTCTACTGCAGCATCACATAAATCTGCTAAACTGGCCTTCTGAGCAAGCTCCATGGCCTGGTTAAAATCAAGCTCGCCACCTTCTCGTATTATTTTTATGCAGCGCTCTATCATTTCATATCACAACAGGAGGTAATTCACGACGCAGAGAAATATTCTAACGGCCTTTCGTGCGACCAACACCTAAGCAAGCTTATCCATACATTTGGCAAGTCCCTCAGGAGTATCAAACTGCAAGGCCTGGTATTTGTATCCTTGAGGAGCAATCTTCCGCATCATCCCCTTCAGCACGGTTTTAGGGCCAACTTCAATAAAGGTATCCACACCTTCATTAATCATGGTGGTAATTGTTTCAAACCAGCGGACACGTGATGCTATCTGGCTGGCCATCATCTTCTTTATCTTCACGGTATCCCGCTCACCACCTGCTGAGACATTAAAATAAACGGGAGTTGCAGGTACCTTAAATTCAACTCCATCCATAAAATCTGCAAAATCAGGAACGGCATTGGCAACCAGGGGACTGTGATTGGCTACACTTACAGCAAGAGGAATAACCCTGGCACCATCCTCCGTTGCAACTGCTGAGACGGCATCAAGACCAGGAATAGAGCCGGAAATCACAACCTGCAGCTCCGTATTATGATTTGCTGCAGTGACGATACCGGCATCACTGCAATCTGCGATGATTGCCTCGATTTCATCAATATTTTTCCCAATGACTGCTCGCATACCACCGGGATTTAATTGCCCTTCACGTTCCATCAGAGCACCACGTTTAATAACCAGTCGTATGGTATCTTCAACAGAAAGAACACCTGCAGCACAAAGGGCCGAGTATTCACCCAGGCTGTGTCCGGCAAAACAGGTAGCTGAAAACTTGTCTCCCCACGCCTTTTTCAGAGCCTGATAGCAGATCAGGTTTGTAACGGTGATGGCTGGCTGTAGATGGACTGCCCTGGTAAGTTCCTCCATGGGGCCCTCCTGAATGAGGCTCTCCAACGGAAAATCACAGACGGATGCCGCCATTTCCATAATGGCTCGACAATCACTGTCTGAATCAATAAACTCACGTCCCATTCCTAAAAACTGTGATCCCTGACCGGGAAAGAGTACTGCTATTTTCATGTAATCTTTTATTCCTATACCTGTATTTGTTTCTTCTGCCGTTCTTCGAGAAAATTCGCCAGTAGAAAAAGAGCCACACCCACACAAATTGCGGAATCAGCCACATTAAACGCAGGCCAGTGATGGCCTGCCACATAAAAATCAAGAAAATCAACCACTGCCCCCAGGCGAATGCGGTCAATAGCGTTCCCAATGGCCCCCCCGGCAATAAGAGCAAGAGCGGGACCATAGAAACGATGGTCGTTTCGCATTCGAAACCAGGCAATCACTATCAACACAAGGGCAACACTTACGAGAATCAGAAAAAAATAATGCCGCCAGACGGAAGTCACTCCTGCCAGAAAGCCGAAGGCTGCACCTTTATTGGTAAGATAGGTGAGACTGAAAAAACCAGGAATGACATCGAGCGATTCATACAACTGAAAGCTCTTAACCACCCAGACTTTTGTCAATTGATCAAACCCAACCACCAGAAGTAGGAGAAATATGGAGAAAAACAATTCCTGCTACTCCTTGATGTCCATGGCAAGCACAACATCCAGACAACGTTTACAGAGTTGCGGGTGATCGGAATTGCTGCCTACAAAACTGTCACGGGTCCAGCAGCGTTCACATTTTTCGCCACTTGCCGCACGAACAGCGACAGCGAGCTCTGGAATTTCCTCACTGACCATAAAATCAAGATCAGTAACAGCACTCTTATCTTCACAACGGGTAAGCACCGAAATAATGCAGACATCCTTCACCTGCTCCCATTCCTGCTCGATAAAAGTTGCCCAATCACCGGTCACCTCAATCAAGACTTCAGCTTCAAGCGGATGGCCGATACGTTTTTCGCGACGCGCTGCTTCCAGAGACTTGGTAATTGCAGAACGAACCTGAATCAGTTTGTTCCATCGTTTTTCCTGACTGACATCAAGACGCTCAGGAGCTGCGGAAGGAAATTCGGTAAAAAAGATACTTTTTTCCAAAGGTGAATTGTCATCCAGATTCTTAAAATGCTCCCAGGCCTCGGTGGTGGTGAAAGTCAGTACCGGACTCATGAGTTGCAATAACCCTTCCAGAACCTCGTACAATACCGTCTGAGCCGAGCGACGCAGATGTGAATCAGTTCCAGAACAGTAGAGCCTGTCTTTTAGGATATCAAGATAGAAGGCACTCATGGTGGTTCCGCAGAAATAATTCAGAGCCTGATGGATAGGATGAAATTCATACTTCTCGTAGGCAGTGGTCACCTTAGCTCGCAGTGCTTCAAAACGGCCAAGTGCCCAGCGATCAATCTCTTCCATCTTCTCAAATGGCACGGCATGAAGAGAAGGATCAAAATCCGTTACATTCCCAAGCATATAACGGATGGTATTACGAATTTTTCGATAACTGTCCGCGACCTGTTTAAGGATTTCATCGGAAACCTTCACATCATCGCGATAATCTTCACTTGAGACCCAGAGACGCAGGATCTCGGCGCCAAATGTTTTTATAACCTCACCGGGAGCAACCACATTACCAATGGATTTTGACATCTTCTTTCCCTGACCATCGACCACATAGCCATGGGTCAAAACGCCCTTAAACGGTGCCTGACCACGGGTTCCGACGGAGGTGAGCAGAGAGCTCTGAAACCAGCCTCGATGCTGATCACTGCCTTCCAGATAGAGATCAGCCGGATATCGTAACTCTGGACGCGCCTCTACAACGGCTGCATGGGAAGATCCTGAATCAAACCAGACATCAAGAATATCTTCCTCTTTCTCAAAATCACTGGCTCCGCATGAAGCGCAACAGAAGCCCTCTTCAAGAAAGTCAGAGAGCTCATGGCTGAACCAGGCATCAGCCCCTTCTTTTCGAAAGAGTTCATCGATGCGTGCAACCAGAGCCTCACTTTTGACAACTTCACCACAGC comes from Desulfocapsa sulfexigens DSM 10523 and encodes:
- the lspA gene encoding signal peptidase II, which produces MFFSIFLLLLVVGFDQLTKVWVVKSFQLYESLDVIPGFFSLTYLTNKGAAFGFLAGVTSVWRHYFFLILVSVALVLIVIAWFRMRNDHRFYGPALALIAGGAIGNAIDRIRLGAVVDFLDFYVAGHHWPAFNVADSAICVGVALFLLANFLEERQKKQIQV
- a CDS encoding ACP S-malonyltransferase, translating into MKIAVLFPGQGSQFLGMGREFIDSDSDCRAIMEMAASVCDFPLESLIQEGPMEELTRAVHLQPAITVTNLICYQALKKAWGDKFSATCFAGHSLGEYSALCAAGVLSVEDTIRLVIKRGALMEREGQLNPGGMRAVIGKNIDEIEAIIADCSDAGIVTAANHNTELQVVISGSIPGLDAVSAVATEDGARVIPLAVSVANHSPLVANAVPDFADFMDGVEFKVPATPVYFNVSAGGERDTVKIKKMMASQIASRVRWFETITTMINEGVDTFIEVGPKTVLKGMMRKIAPQGYKYQALQFDTPEGLAKCMDKLA